The uncultured Desulfuromonas sp. genome has a segment encoding these proteins:
- a CDS encoding DUF4382 domain-containing protein, producing MKQLRCWWLLTMMLVVAAALVACGGGGGGSSSSSTTDGTTTGSVAILVTDAPSDDFAAIEVTVTAVSLIDDEENLVEVWSSETGKTIDLLSLETESELFTLATGVPVGWYDKIRLTIDGVELVDDLGVRTAVNLPASGKIDLNPRGRFYVSADETLSVQLDIDANKSIHLVNANHYVLRPVVFVDILTAADAGRLVRLPGTVVSVDTTTNQFVLEQIGMSSQVDGDDTEESGVLVSLGDSGVIFGADGLPMPLADLTAQTAVVAVGFFAEGADDAEPQFDAVVVEVGDYMKVRGALTAVPGAEGTTLSLLSDDDVPTEVSLDEATAFYDCFGEVISRSDLTVGQRVAVDAVVVGDDLMAALVISCPDDTDSLSGTLGDVAEASLLISGESEQCAEEAATVTYYLLGEDTLTETERAALQVGDSVLLFGTAPELEGDCFVYSKLFIVE from the coding sequence ATGAAACAACTGCGATGTTGGTGGCTTTTGACAATGATGCTGGTTGTTGCCGCGGCTTTGGTCGCCTGTGGCGGTGGAGGCGGCGGCTCCAGCTCAAGTTCGACGACGGATGGTACGACAACCGGTTCGGTGGCCATTCTGGTCACGGATGCGCCGAGTGATGACTTTGCTGCCATCGAAGTGACGGTGACGGCTGTTTCCTTGATTGACGATGAGGAGAACCTTGTCGAGGTGTGGAGTTCCGAAACCGGAAAAACCATCGATCTGCTGTCTCTGGAAACGGAGTCGGAGCTGTTTACCCTGGCCACGGGTGTGCCGGTGGGCTGGTATGACAAAATCCGTCTGACCATTGACGGCGTTGAGTTGGTGGATGATCTCGGTGTTCGCACGGCTGTCAATCTTCCTGCTTCCGGGAAAATTGACCTCAATCCGCGTGGTCGTTTCTATGTCAGCGCCGATGAAACCTTGTCGGTACAGTTGGATATCGACGCCAACAAATCCATCCATCTGGTCAATGCCAATCATTATGTCCTGCGACCGGTGGTGTTTGTCGACATCCTGACGGCGGCAGATGCCGGCCGTCTGGTGCGTCTGCCGGGTACGGTCGTCAGTGTTGACACCACCACTAATCAATTCGTTCTTGAGCAGATCGGCATGTCGTCCCAGGTGGACGGTGACGACACTGAAGAGAGTGGTGTGCTGGTATCGCTGGGCGATTCAGGCGTAATTTTCGGTGCGGATGGTCTGCCCATGCCTTTGGCTGACCTGACTGCGCAGACGGCGGTTGTTGCTGTCGGTTTTTTTGCTGAAGGTGCCGATGATGCTGAGCCGCAGTTTGATGCGGTCGTTGTCGAAGTTGGTGACTATATGAAGGTGCGTGGCGCCTTGACCGCTGTTCCGGGCGCTGAAGGAACCACGTTGTCACTGTTGAGTGATGATGACGTGCCGACAGAGGTCAGTCTGGATGAGGCGACCGCTTTTTATGATTGCTTTGGCGAGGTCATCAGCCGCAGTGACTTGACTGTCGGTCAACGTGTTGCTGTGGATGCGGTTGTCGTGGGTGACGATCTGATGGCGGCATTGGTCATTAGCTGTCCTGATGACACAGACAGTTTGAGCGGAACGCTGGGCGATGTGGCGGAAGCCAGCTTATTGATCAGCGGCGAGAGCGAGCAGTGTGCCGAAGAGGCGGCCACCGTCACCTATTATCTGTTAGGTGAAGACACATTGACCGAGACAGAGCGTGCTGCTTTGCAGGTTGGTGACAGTGTGCTGTTGTTTGGCACCGCGCCGGAGCTTGAGGGCGATTGCTTTGTCTATAGCAAGCTGTTTATTGT